The proteins below come from a single Lepeophtheirus salmonis chromosome 4, UVic_Lsal_1.4, whole genome shotgun sequence genomic window:
- the LOC139905100 gene encoding uncharacterized protein, which translates to MNILTLVGIAILATLALAYPDHSRGHHAVSHGGSYGHHGYGKREAEPSYGHGHGGYSSGSYGHHGYGKREAEPSYGHGHGGYSSGSYGHHGYGKREAEPSYGHGHGGYSSGSYGHHGYGKREAEPSYGHGHGGYSSGSYGHHGYEKGKLNLPTVMDMVVTLL; encoded by the exons ATGAATATCCTT ACCCTCGTTGGTATTGCCATCCTTGCCACTTTGGCTCTCGCCTATCCCGATCATAGCCGTGGACACCATGCTGTCTCCCATGGAGGAAGCTATGGCCATCATGGATATGGAAAGCGGGAAGCTGAACCTTCCTACGGGCATGGCCATGGTGGTTACTCTTCTGGAAGCTATGGACATCATGGATATGGAAAGCGTGAAGCTGAACCTTCCTACGGTCATGGACATGGTGGTTACTCTTCTGGAAGCTATGGACATCATGGATATGGAAAGCGGGAAGCTGAACCATCCTACGGTCATGGACATGGTGGTTACTCTTCTGGAAGCTATGGACATCATGGATATGGAAAGCGGGAAGCTGAACCATCCTACGGTCATGGACATGGTGGTTACTCTTCTGGAAGCTATGGACATCATGGATATGAGAAAGGGAAGCTGAACCTTCCTACGGTCATGGACATGGTGGTTACTCTTCTGTAA
- the LOC121116366 gene encoding uncharacterized protein isoform X2 has protein sequence MNILTLVGIAILATLALADPDHSRGHHAVSHGGSYGHHGYGKREAEPSHGHGHGGYSSGSYGHHGYGKREAEPSLGHGHGGYSSGSYGHHGYGKREAEPSYGHGHGGYSSGSYGHHGYGKREAEPSLGHGHGSYSSGSYGHHGYGKREAEPSRGYGSYSSGSYGRGYHH, from the exons ATGAATATCCTT ACCCTCGTTGGTATTGCCATCCTTGCCACATTGGCTCTCGCTGATCCCGATCATAGTCGTGGACACCATGCTGTCTCCCATGGAGGAAGTTACGGCCATCATGGATATGGAAAGCGGGAAGCTGAACCTTCCCACGGTCATGGTCATGGTGGTTACTCTTCTGGAAGCTATGGACATCATGGATATGGAAAGCGTGAAGCTGAACCTTCCTTAGGACATGGACATGGTGGTTACTCTTCTGGAAGCTATGGACATCATGGATATGGAAAGCGGGAAGCTGAACCATCCTACGGTCATGGCCATGGTGGTTACTCTTCTGGAAGCTATGGACATCATGGATATGGAAAGCGTGAAGCTGAACCTTCCTTAGGACATGGACATGGTAGTTACTCTTCTGGAAGCTATGGACATCATGGATACGGAAAGCGTGAAGCTGAAC CTTCCAGAGGATACGGAAGCTACTCTTCTGGAAGCTATGGTCGTGGATACCATCATTAA
- the LOC121116368 gene encoding uncharacterized protein, translating into MNILTLVGIAILATLALADPDHSRGHHAVSHGGSYGHHGYGKREAEPSYGHGHGGYSSGSYGHHGYGKREAEPSYGHGHGGYSSGSYGHHGYGKREAEPSYGHGHGGYSSGSYGHHGYGKRKLNHPTVMDMVVTLLEAMDIMDMESGKLNLPTVMDMVVTLL; encoded by the exons ATGAATATCCTT ACCCTCGTTGGTATTGCCATCCTTGCCACTTTGGCTCTCGCTGATCCCGATCATAGCCGTGGACACCATGCTGTTTCCCATGGAGGAAGTTATGGCCATCATGGATATGGAAAGCGGGAAGCTGAACCTTCCTACGGTCATGGCCATGGTGGTTACTCTTCCGGAAGCTATGGACATCATGGATATGGAAAGCGTGAAGCTGAACCTTCCTACGGTCATGGACATGGTGGTTACTCTTCTGGAAGCTATGGACATCATGGATATGGAAAGCGGGAAGCTGAACCTTCCTACGGTCATGGACATGGTGGTTACTCTTCTGGAAGCTATGGACATCATGGATATGGAAAGCGGAAGCTGAACCATCCTACGGTCATGGACATGGTGGTTACTCTTCTGGAAGCTATGGACATCATGGATATGGAAAGCGGGAAGCTGAACCTTCCTACGGTCATGGACATGGTGGTTACTCTTCTGTAA
- the LOC121116366 gene encoding uncharacterized protein isoform X1, protein MNILTLVGIAILATLALADPDHSRGHHAVSHGGSYGHHGYGKREAEPSHGHGHGGYSSGSYGHHGYGKREAEPSLGHGHGGYSSGSYGHHGYGKREAEPSYGHGHGGYSSGSYGHHGYGKREAEPSLGHGHGSYSSGSYGHHGYGKREAEPSRGYASYSHGGSSHHGYGKREAEPSRGYGSYSSGSYGRGYHH, encoded by the exons ATGAATATCCTT ACCCTCGTTGGTATTGCCATCCTTGCCACATTGGCTCTCGCTGATCCCGATCATAGTCGTGGACACCATGCTGTCTCCCATGGAGGAAGTTACGGCCATCATGGATATGGAAAGCGGGAAGCTGAACCTTCCCACGGTCATGGTCATGGTGGTTACTCTTCTGGAAGCTATGGACATCATGGATATGGAAAGCGTGAAGCTGAACCTTCCTTAGGACATGGACATGGTGGTTACTCTTCTGGAAGCTATGGACATCATGGATATGGAAAGCGGGAAGCTGAACCATCCTACGGTCATGGCCATGGTGGTTACTCTTCTGGAAGCTATGGACATCATGGATATGGAAAGCGTGAAGCTGAACCTTCCTTAGGACATGGACATGGTAGTTACTCTTCTGGAAGCTATGGACATCATGGATACGGAAAGCGTGAAGCTGAACCTTCCAGAGGATATGCTAGCTATTCCCATGGAGGATCTAGTCATCACGGATATGGAAAGCGTGAAGCTGAAC CTTCCAGAGGATACGGAAGCTACTCTTCTGGAAGCTATGGTCGTGGATACCATCATTAA